Proteins from a single region of Desulfobacterales bacterium:
- the cas5d gene encoding type I-D CRISPR-associated protein Cas5/Csc1 encodes MSPNLYQLEIELHEATFFASHELDAIYFTEPVIGNYALAYALGLVKSPYDRYDVGYAEDLPSLNKKGTYIYPAWSCNKPKYKIERFNCQAESFNSGMTNNAVAEVAGRQYLMREGTSLFEGSTGKQIRANNRPQTGIIKFLSPLNRFLSHIISNEELKLPRYIRLGKFMSKAKIKYKKIEVTEQKFMKSEYSLINPVDINPETKILFGDTINIHPVPLIRKAEIEGYWWIDNKNKPIVPSGMEFRGF; translated from the coding sequence ATGAGCCCAAACCTTTATCAGTTGGAAATAGAACTGCATGAAGCTACTTTTTTTGCCAGCCACGAACTGGATGCTATTTATTTTACAGAGCCTGTAATTGGCAATTATGCATTAGCTTACGCTCTTGGGTTGGTAAAAAGTCCATACGATAGATATGATGTAGGATATGCTGAAGATTTACCATCTTTAAATAAAAAAGGAACATATATTTATCCTGCCTGGTCTTGCAATAAACCTAAATATAAAATTGAGCGATTTAATTGTCAGGCTGAAAGCTTTAATTCAGGAATGACCAATAATGCAGTTGCGGAAGTTGCAGGACGGCAATATCTAATGCGTGAAGGAACAAGTTTATTTGAAGGTTCTACAGGAAAACAGATAAGAGCTAATAACCGCCCTCAAACTGGAATAATAAAATTTCTTTCTCCGCTAAATCGTTTTTTAAGTCATATTATTTCAAATGAGGAATTGAAGCTTCCGCGCTATATTAGACTTGGTAAATTTATGTCAAAAGCTAAAATTAAATATAAAAAAATAGAGGTCACTGAACAAAAATTTATGAAATCCGAATATTCTTTAATTAATCCAGTTGATATTAATCCTGAAACTAAAATTTTATTTGGGGATACAATCAATATTCATCCGGTTCCTCTTATCCGTAAGGCTGAAATCGAAGGATATTGGTGGATAGATAATAAAAACAAACCGATTGTTCCTTCTGGCATGGAATTTAGAGGTTTTTAA
- the cas7d gene encoding type I-D CRISPR-associated protein Cas7/Csc2 encodes MINCEKLKPFISNEYRNLPESRYISIFLIRTTQSEAIFRTEGSGEGCSREIIADNDGKSVCRSIISKRKQIAVERREGRQLLRKYNLLFANKGEIKDDTVCSMNRNNPCEKCIDCMLYGYAVGAGGAQRSRVISDDAFSLLPFDIISDKKTFNALYETGTMRDPVTKKPSSSINEDEYIIPGAHFLDIEVLKDVTEEEFIYVIGNILRSKRYGAITSRIGSVTNTIVSIIGSDTELFSTLEWINETESDLKMSNIEHPQPLDKVIISAKKSIYSLIPKIYGHCYVPDDNKKELEDILNTVKQIYSDPKKVEEILKKLTNSYPRNEGPKK; translated from the coding sequence ATGATTAATTGTGAAAAATTAAAACCATTTATTTCAAATGAGTACAGAAATCTTCCAGAAAGCCGTTATATCTCTATTTTTCTTATCAGAACTACACAGTCTGAAGCTATTTTTAGAACAGAAGGCAGCGGAGAAGGCTGCAGCAGAGAAATTATTGCAGATAATGACGGTAAATCTGTATGCAGATCGATAATTAGCAAACGTAAACAAATAGCGGTTGAAAGGCGTGAAGGAAGACAATTGCTTAGAAAATATAACCTTTTATTTGCCAATAAAGGTGAAATTAAAGATGATACTGTATGTTCAATGAACAGAAATAATCCTTGCGAAAAATGTATTGACTGTATGCTTTACGGTTATGCCGTAGGCGCCGGAGGAGCTCAAAGAAGCAGAGTTATAAGCGATGACGCTTTTAGCCTTCTACCATTTGATATAATTTCTGATAAAAAAACATTTAATGCTTTATATGAAACAGGAACGATGCGTGATCCTGTTACAAAGAAACCTTCGTCGTCTATAAACGAGGATGAATATATCATTCCTGGAGCCCATTTTCTTGATATTGAAGTTTTAAAAGATGTAACTGAAGAAGAATTTATTTATGTTATCGGCAATATTTTAAGATCAAAACGTTATGGCGCTATTACAAGCAGAATAGGCAGTGTAACAAATACAATAGTTTCTATAATTGGTTCTGACACAGAATTATTCAGTACTTTGGAATGGATAAACGAAACTGAATCCGATTTAAAAATGTCCAATATAGAACATCCTCAACCTTTAGATAAAGTTATTATTTCTGCAAAAAAATCGATTTATTCGTTAATTCCCAAAATATACGGACATTGTTATGTACCAGACGATAATAAAAAAGAATTGGAAGACATCCTTAATACTGTAAAACAAATTTATTCTGACCCGAAAAAAGTAGAAGAAATACTTAAAAAACTTACAAATTCTTATCCAAGAAATGAAGGACCTAAAAAATGA